The Hypanus sabinus isolate sHypSab1 chromosome 31, sHypSab1.hap1, whole genome shotgun sequence genome window below encodes:
- the LOC132384100 gene encoding zinc finger protein 420-like, whose protein sequence is MAHQRVHTGEKPFTCSECGKGFTRSFGLQIHQRVHTGERPFTCSECGKGFTQSSHLLTHQRVHTGEKPFTCSVCGKGFTVSSQLLTHQRVHTGEKPFTCLECGRGFTVSSHLLTHQRVHTGEKPFTCSECGKGFTQSFSLKIHQRIHTGEKPFTCSECGKGFTRSFGLQVHQRVHTGERPFTCSECGKGFIRSSHLLSHQQVHTEKWFTCSDCGKGFTRLSNLLSHQQVHTGEMPFTCSDCGKGFTQISNLQSHQRIHTGERPFTCSVCGKAFTRSSHLLSHQRVHTGERPFICSECGKRFSDPSSLQRHWKVHIGEKPFTCSVCGKGFIQSSHLLTHQRVHTGEKPFTCSECGKAFTRSSHLLSHQRIHTGERPFICLECGRRFTESSHLLTHQRVHTGEKPFTCSECGKAFTRSFRLLSHQRIHTGERPFICLECGRRFTESSHLLTHQRVHTGEKPFTCSVCGKGFTQSSSLQKHQSVHTF, encoded by the coding sequence atggcacaccagcgagttcacactggggagaagccattcacctgctcagaatgtgggaagggattcactcggtcattcggCCTACagattcatcagcgagttcacactggggagaggccattcacctgctcagaatgtgggaagggattcactcagtcaagtcacctactgacacaccagcgagttcacactggggagaagccgttcacctgctcagtctgtgggaagggattcactgtgtCATCTCAgctactgacacaccagcgagttcacactggggagaagccattcacctgcttagaaTGTGGTaggggattcactgtgtcatctcacctactgacacaccagcgagttcacactggggagaagccgtttacctgctcagaatgtgggaagggattcactcagtcattcagCCTAAAGATTCATcaacgaattcacactggggagaagccattcacctgctcagaatgtgggaagggattcactcggtcattcggCCTACAggttcatcagcgagttcacactggggagaggccattcacctgctcagaatgtgggaagggattcattcggtcatcccacctactgagccatcagcaagttcacacggaGAAgtggttcacctgctcagactgcgggaagggattcactcggctgtccaacctgctgagtcatcagcaagttcacactggggagatgccattcacctgctcagactgtgggaagggattcactcagatatccaacctgcagagtcatcagcgaattcacactggggagaggccattcacctgctcagtctgtgggaaggcattcactcggtcatcccacctactgagtcatcagcgagttcacactggggagaggccattcatctgctcagaatgtgggaagagattcagtgATCCATCCTCCCTACAGAGACACTGGAAAGTTCACattggagagaagccattcacctgctcagtctgtgggaagggattcattcagtcatctcacctactgacacaccagcgagttcacactggggagaagccgttcacctgctcagaatgtgggaaggcattcactcggtcatcccacctactgagtcatcagcgaattcacactggggagaggccattcatctgcttagAATGTGGtaggagattcactgagtcatctcacctactgacacaccagcgagttcacactggggagaagccgttcacctgctcagaatgtgggaaggcattcactcggtcattccgcctactgagtcatcagcgaattcacactggggagaggccattcatctgcttagAATGTGGTAGGAGATTTACtgagtcatctcacctactgacacaccagcgagttcacactggggagaagccgttcacctgctcagtctgtgggaaaggattcactcagtcctccagcctccagaaacaccagtcagttcacacattCTGA